The following are from one region of the Synechococcus sp. CBW1108 genome:
- a CDS encoding FAD-dependent oxidoreductase has product MAIAHEQVDVVVWGGGTGGVAAALQAARGGADTLLLTPGAWLGGMVSAAGVCCPDGNELSPWQTGLWGAFLRELQRREPGGLDHNWVSCFGYRPATAEAVLRDWCRAEPRLRWWPSTTLAALRRRGARIEALELCRGERTIRLDLQLLIDGSDRGDTFALADVPFRFGWEAQEQWGEPSAPSRQRLETEPFFRQQPVQSPTWVVMGQLAADRPPGPDSAGPHPPLPAPFTDAAAAFGLERTITYGRLPGGLVMLNWPLHGNDWHQGLGELFGPDPQRRQAVYGAMRAHSQAFSAALQAASGGWLRAAACFPSHGASDGQLSGAEALALMPYWREGRRLVGRELVREQDLLPQAAGASIAPPSRGDDGQLSAIAVGNYANDHHYPGPDWPLAPKSCRWGGRWSGTPFTIPYGALVSAGVDNLLAADKGTSTSHMANGATRLQPLILNTGQAAGAAAALCIRIGCLPAELAPRLLQETLIGDALAPAGPMPLWDTPWHHPDWAARQRAALQDPALLGAGGSLQGWPARLDPAVAPAEPAEQLLEGELRCDGEGGYRLQRKDGLGDWQLITLEPAMHHWLAAQQSGQLVALIGCCNPWGPWLRVSRLA; this is encoded by the coding sequence ATGGCGATCGCCCACGAGCAGGTTGATGTGGTGGTTTGGGGCGGTGGAACGGGCGGCGTGGCTGCAGCCCTGCAGGCCGCCCGCGGGGGGGCAGACACCCTGCTGCTCACCCCCGGAGCCTGGCTCGGCGGCATGGTGAGCGCCGCCGGGGTCTGCTGCCCCGATGGCAACGAGCTCAGCCCCTGGCAGACCGGGCTCTGGGGGGCCTTTCTGCGGGAGCTGCAGCGGCGGGAGCCGGGTGGGCTGGATCACAACTGGGTGAGTTGCTTCGGCTACCGGCCCGCCACGGCCGAGGCGGTGCTGCGTGACTGGTGCCGGGCCGAACCCAGGCTGCGCTGGTGGCCATCGACCACCCTGGCGGCGCTCCGGCGGCGGGGCGCCCGAATCGAGGCCCTCGAGCTCTGCCGCGGCGAGCGCACCATAAGGCTGGATCTGCAACTGCTGATCGACGGCAGCGATCGCGGCGACACCTTTGCGCTGGCGGATGTGCCCTTTCGCTTTGGCTGGGAGGCGCAGGAGCAGTGGGGGGAACCCAGCGCCCCCAGCCGTCAGCGGCTCGAGACGGAGCCATTTTTCCGCCAGCAGCCGGTGCAGTCGCCCACCTGGGTGGTGATGGGCCAGCTGGCCGCTGACAGGCCACCAGGGCCCGATAGCGCCGGGCCCCATCCGCCCCTGCCAGCCCCATTCACCGATGCCGCCGCCGCCTTCGGCCTCGAGCGCACGATCACCTACGGGCGGCTGCCGGGTGGTTTGGTGATGCTGAATTGGCCGCTGCACGGCAATGACTGGCATCAAGGGCTCGGCGAGCTATTTGGTCCCGATCCCCAGCGGCGGCAGGCGGTGTACGGGGCCATGCGGGCCCATAGCCAGGCTTTTTCAGCGGCGCTGCAAGCGGCCAGCGGCGGCTGGCTGCGGGCGGCAGCCTGCTTCCCCAGCCATGGCGCCAGTGATGGCCAGCTCAGCGGAGCGGAGGCCCTTGCCCTGATGCCCTACTGGCGAGAGGGCCGTCGCCTGGTGGGCCGGGAGTTGGTGCGCGAACAGGACCTGCTGCCCCAGGCTGCCGGTGCGTCGATTGCCCCCCCCAGCAGGGGCGATGACGGCCAGCTCAGTGCAATCGCGGTGGGCAACTACGCCAACGATCACCACTATCCCGGGCCCGATTGGCCTCTGGCCCCCAAGAGTTGCCGTTGGGGTGGCCGCTGGAGCGGCACGCCCTTCACCATTCCCTACGGAGCCCTGGTGAGCGCCGGGGTCGACAACCTGTTGGCGGCCGATAAGGGCACCAGCACTAGTCACATGGCCAACGGCGCCACCCGCCTCCAGCCCCTGATCCTCAATACGGGCCAGGCAGCTGGTGCGGCAGCAGCGCTCTGTATCCGGATTGGCTGCCTGCCGGCGGAATTGGCGCCCCGGCTGCTGCAGGAGACCCTGATCGGTGATGCCCTCGCCCCGGCCGGGCCGATGCCCCTGTGGGACACCCCCTGGCACCATCCGGATTGGGCGGCCCGCCAGCGGGCCGCCTTGCAGGATCCGGCCCTGCTGGGCGCAGGCGGCAGCCTGCAGGGCTGGCCAGCCCGCCTCGATCCTGCGGTCGCTCCTGCCGAGCCGGCTGAGCAGCTGCTTGAGGGCGAGTTGCGATGCGACGGTGAGGGTGGTTACCGGCTGCAGCGCAAGGACGGCTTAGGCGATTGGCAGTTAATCACCCTGGAGCCCGCCATGCACCATTGGCTGGCGGCCCAGCAAAGCGGCCAGCTGGTGGCCCTGATCGGCTGCTGCAATCCCTGGGGGCCGTGGCTGCGGGTGTCGCGGCTGGCTTGA
- a CDS encoding cofactor assembly of complex C subunit B has protein sequence MTASIPARICLCSGGLALALVVLNQTTAASIDPALERAAVLASMLAVGLMLVGVVWTRAVPEAAARVELQGSQGLELAAGLPAELAEELGWGSQMLLTASAAAVVVVFWQGRCLLRRGLLAETAFVPGATCELAQSRGRVVSLVDLRLYPGRSEFERLSPGLPAVVVQPFGSQGLVVLGGWSPRCFSRSDLSWLEGWTRRLTGRMEGVGPIDGAPIQTGVAPSPDSAPDSPDC, from the coding sequence ATGACCGCCTCCATCCCCGCGCGGATCTGTCTTTGCTCAGGTGGGCTGGCTCTGGCATTGGTGGTGCTCAACCAGACCACCGCCGCCTCGATTGATCCGGCCCTGGAGAGGGCAGCCGTTCTCGCCAGCATGCTGGCCGTTGGTTTGATGCTGGTGGGGGTGGTGTGGACCCGGGCGGTACCTGAGGCGGCGGCCCGGGTGGAGCTCCAGGGCAGCCAGGGGTTGGAGCTGGCCGCTGGACTTCCCGCCGAGCTGGCCGAGGAGCTCGGCTGGGGCAGCCAGATGCTGCTCACCGCCAGCGCTGCGGCAGTGGTCGTCGTGTTCTGGCAGGGACGCTGTCTGCTGCGCCGGGGCCTGCTGGCAGAAACCGCATTTGTGCCCGGAGCGACCTGTGAGCTTGCCCAGAGCAGGGGCAGGGTCGTTTCTCTAGTGGATCTGCGGCTCTATCCGGGGCGTTCCGAATTTGAGCGCCTGAGCCCCGGTTTACCGGCCGTGGTGGTCCAACCCTTTGGCTCCCAGGGTCTGGTGGTGCTCGGGGGCTGGTCGCCGCGCTGCTTCAGTCGCAGCGACCTCAGCTGGCTGGAGGGCTGGACCCGCCGCCTTACGGGGCGAATGGAGGGGGTTGGGCCGATCGACGGGGCCCCGATCCAGACCGGGGTGGCACCTTCACCTGACTCAGCACCCGATTCCCCGGATTGCTGA
- the cobU gene encoding bifunctional adenosylcobinamide kinase/adenosylcobinamide-phosphate guanylyltransferase yields the protein MVEAEALLGCHLVLGPARSGKSRWAEYLALRSGLAVTYLATGPGASAEDPAWLARVLAHRQRRPPNWSTREVGAALPESLASLSPPGLALVDSLGTWVAAGLELDAVDWQQRCSNLYDCLLALPMPAVLVSEQTGWGVVPPTAIGGLFRDRLGSLEQQLAPLCSGLWLVIAGRALDLRSHSLAVPEI from the coding sequence ATGGTGGAGGCTGAGGCCCTGCTGGGCTGCCATCTGGTTCTCGGACCTGCCCGCAGTGGCAAAAGTCGCTGGGCCGAATATCTGGCCCTTCGCTCCGGTCTGGCGGTCACATACCTGGCCACCGGACCTGGCGCCTCAGCTGAAGACCCTGCCTGGCTGGCCCGGGTCCTGGCCCATCGCCAACGGCGCCCGCCAAACTGGAGCACCAGGGAGGTGGGAGCAGCCCTGCCCGAGAGCCTGGCCAGCCTGAGCCCCCCGGGGCTGGCCCTGGTGGACTCCCTGGGCACCTGGGTGGCGGCCGGCCTCGAGCTCGACGCCGTGGACTGGCAGCAGCGCTGCTCCAACCTCTACGACTGCCTGCTTGCCCTGCCCATGCCGGCCGTGCTGGTCAGTGAGCAGACCGGTTGGGGGGTGGTGCCGCCAACGGCTATCGGTGGCCTGTTTCGAGATCGGCTTGGCAGCCTGGAACAGCAACTGGCTCCCCTATGCAGCGGCCTGTGGCTGGTGATCGCAGGCCGGGCCCTTGACCTCCGCAGCCATAGCCTTGCCGTTCCAGAGATCTGA
- a CDS encoding LPS export ABC transporter periplasmic protein LptC, which yields MGRSAGKPGSAPWASPLLLLAMGSAALPLLLLGCRPQDAKEEPPQPFVFRSLNLRQKGTDGLPLWELSSPEARYDLGRRVAQARDLSGTIYAKGQPAYRLKATSGTVINDGEVVQLEGLTRLVKLGPKPLLITAQRLRWYPRQERMVIDHSPQASQGDLRLRSRRALVLLQQEKLELRGKPVLERSGSDQLKLALKAVDWYARTGQLVGMGPVRGERRLPANVVQTLTAPRLSGNSLTRVIDLAAPVQLLDPSRKARLDASDTRIEMALERISSPHPFTAQLDQSRLSGQGFEVLGRSHTVLIPQVCRIQQPGDSLEANRCSWNWQTNEVAADGGVVLRRQSLNQITRAERLTGLLSKEGRAEFSNPGNRVLSQVKVPPRSGSGPRRSAQPPPFAP from the coding sequence ATGGGGCGTTCAGCTGGCAAGCCTGGTTCAGCCCCATGGGCCAGCCCCCTTCTGCTCCTTGCCATGGGCAGTGCGGCCCTGCCCCTGCTGTTGCTCGGCTGTCGACCGCAGGACGCTAAGGAAGAGCCTCCCCAGCCCTTTGTGTTTCGCTCCCTAAACCTGCGCCAGAAGGGCACCGATGGACTGCCTCTCTGGGAGTTGAGCAGTCCGGAAGCCCGTTATGACCTCGGCCGCAGGGTGGCCCAGGCCCGTGATCTCAGCGGCACGATCTATGCCAAGGGCCAGCCCGCCTATCGCCTCAAGGCAACCAGTGGCACGGTGATCAATGACGGCGAAGTGGTGCAGCTCGAAGGCCTGACCAGGTTGGTCAAGCTGGGGCCCAAACCCCTGCTGATCACAGCCCAGAGGCTGCGCTGGTACCCGCGCCAGGAGCGCATGGTGATTGATCACAGCCCCCAGGCCAGCCAGGGGGATCTGCGCCTGAGATCGAGGCGAGCCCTGGTGTTGTTGCAGCAGGAAAAACTGGAACTGCGCGGCAAACCCGTGCTGGAACGCAGCGGCAGCGACCAGCTGAAACTGGCCCTGAAGGCTGTCGACTGGTATGCCCGCACTGGCCAGTTGGTAGGCATGGGCCCGGTTCGGGGGGAGCGGCGCCTCCCGGCCAACGTCGTACAGACCCTCACTGCACCACGCCTCAGCGGCAATTCCCTTACGCGGGTGATTGATCTGGCTGCCCCCGTGCAACTGCTCGACCCGAGCCGCAAGGCCCGCCTCGATGCCAGCGACACCCGCATTGAAATGGCCCTTGAGCGCATCAGCAGTCCCCACCCCTTCACTGCCCAACTCGACCAGTCCCGTTTGAGCGGCCAGGGCTTTGAGGTGTTGGGACGCAGCCACACCGTGCTGATTCCCCAGGTCTGCCGGATCCAGCAGCCCGGAGATTCCCTGGAGGCAAACAGGTGCAGCTGGAACTGGCAGACCAACGAGGTTGCCGCCGATGGGGGCGTGGTGTTGCGCCGCCAGAGCCTCAACCAGATCACCCGAGCCGAGCGGCTCACGGGTCTGCTGAGCAAAGAGGGACGAGCCGAATTCAGCAATCCGGGGAATCGGGTGCTGAGTCAGGTGAAGGTGCCACCCCGGTCTGGATCGGGGCCCCGTCGATCGGCCCAACCCCCTCCATTCGCCCCGTAA
- a CDS encoding M23 family metallopeptidase: protein MALAPDEIQGGSIDTLVAALPTPSSDRIWVKVRESISVEELSDSLKVDEERLAKLNEVDEDHSFLRGDWLVLPSQQARQIKQLASIDTSDLRRSPPLHSLPPVQEGTAVRYGDTLAKIAHRYGLTLQELLRLNPGLETARLVVGSQVRLAQSAPGRTRMVLGLKPTTSGGVSWPELPGFEGLTKPFDGPSSAQGWIWPTKGVFSSGYGWRWGRMHKGIDVANNVGTPIVAAKAGRVVFSGWHDGGYGYLVTLAHADGSRSLYAHNSRLLVQVGQEVDQGSVISQMGSTGRSTGPHLHFEIHPASSGAVNPLQLLPPRA, encoded by the coding sequence ATGGCACTGGCTCCTGACGAAATTCAAGGTGGCTCCATCGACACCCTGGTGGCGGCCCTGCCGACCCCCAGCAGTGACCGAATTTGGGTCAAGGTGCGCGAGTCGATCAGCGTCGAGGAGCTCTCAGACTCCCTGAAAGTCGACGAAGAGCGGCTGGCCAAGCTCAATGAGGTCGATGAAGACCACAGCTTCCTCCGCGGTGACTGGCTGGTGCTGCCCAGCCAGCAGGCCCGGCAGATCAAGCAGTTGGCCTCGATTGACACCAGTGACCTGCGTCGCAGCCCCCCCCTCCATTCCCTGCCACCGGTCCAGGAGGGGACGGCGGTGCGCTACGGGGACACTCTGGCCAAAATTGCCCATCGCTACGGCCTAACCCTGCAGGAGTTGCTACGGCTCAACCCGGGCCTCGAGACGGCCAGGCTGGTGGTGGGCAGCCAGGTTCGCCTGGCCCAATCTGCTCCGGGTCGCACCCGGATGGTGCTGGGCCTCAAGCCCACGACTAGTGGCGGCGTCAGTTGGCCTGAGTTGCCCGGTTTCGAAGGTCTTACCAAGCCCTTTGATGGCCCCAGCTCAGCCCAGGGCTGGATATGGCCCACCAAGGGGGTTTTTAGCTCAGGTTACGGCTGGCGGTGGGGCCGGATGCACAAGGGTATCGATGTGGCCAACAACGTCGGCACGCCAATCGTGGCAGCCAAGGCCGGCCGGGTTGTGTTTTCGGGTTGGCACGATGGCGGCTATGGCTACCTGGTCACCCTGGCCCATGCGGATGGAAGCCGCTCCCTCTATGCCCACAACAGCCGCCTGTTGGTTCAGGTGGGCCAGGAAGTGGATCAGGGTTCTGTCATCTCCCAGATGGGCAGCACCGGCCGTAGCACCGGACCCCACCTCCACTTCGAAATTCATCCAGCCAGCTCTGGGGCGGTCAATCCCCTGCAGTTGCTGCCGCCTCGGGCCTGA
- the pxcA gene encoding proton extrusion protein PcxA has product MALTDWMGSFGRAQSLDLSNDLERGYEAALLIQSIELEHYNDRPVRPELDLRIPRASQSQLLRRFRAALEVCRQTLASLESHRGEIAGQEVRQLQLIQSVVARYSDRRDPLPTISRSPEVLPRSLIGVVDQVRRQLDPDAEANVVAGFRRRRDSTLVSLRILLLLILVPVLVQQVSRTYVISPLVDRFAPDNSFLTYPKPQLEEQAVEKLRVFQAEIEFDALLKGKPLPSREELQTQLALKADELKEEADLQSTHAIKNVLSDLGGLVGFVLVCLFGQRDIQVLRGFLDELIYGLSDSAKAFAIILATDIFVGFHSPEGWTVLLDGVAHHLGLPARENFIMLFIATFPVVLATVFKYWIFRYLNRVSPSSVATLRNMNGGG; this is encoded by the coding sequence ATGGCACTCACCGATTGGATGGGAAGCTTCGGGCGCGCCCAGTCCCTAGACCTCAGCAACGATCTGGAGCGGGGTTACGAAGCTGCCCTGTTGATTCAGAGCATTGAACTTGAGCACTACAACGATCGCCCGGTCAGGCCCGAGCTCGACCTGCGCATCCCCCGGGCCTCCCAGTCCCAGTTACTACGGCGATTTAGGGCAGCCCTGGAGGTCTGCCGCCAGACCCTGGCCAGCCTGGAATCCCACCGGGGTGAAATCGCCGGTCAGGAAGTTCGCCAACTTCAGTTGATCCAGTCGGTGGTCGCTCGCTACAGCGATAGGCGAGATCCCCTGCCCACGATCAGCCGCTCGCCGGAGGTTTTACCGCGCAGCCTGATCGGCGTGGTTGACCAAGTCAGGCGCCAGCTGGACCCAGACGCAGAAGCCAACGTGGTGGCAGGTTTTCGCCGCCGCCGCGATTCCACCCTGGTTTCGCTGCGTATCCTGCTGCTGTTGATTCTGGTCCCCGTGCTGGTGCAGCAGGTCAGTCGCACCTACGTGATTTCGCCGCTGGTTGATCGCTTTGCTCCAGACAACTCTTTCCTCACCTACCCCAAACCACAGCTGGAGGAACAGGCGGTCGAGAAATTGCGCGTCTTCCAGGCCGAAATTGAGTTTGATGCCCTGCTTAAGGGCAAACCCCTGCCCAGCCGTGAAGAGCTGCAAACCCAACTTGCCCTGAAGGCGGATGAACTGAAGGAGGAGGCAGATCTACAGAGCACCCACGCCATCAAGAATGTGCTCTCCGACCTGGGCGGCCTAGTGGGTTTTGTGCTGGTCTGTCTCTTCGGCCAGCGGGATATCCAGGTGCTGAGGGGCTTTCTCGATGAACTGATTTATGGCCTCAGTGACAGCGCCAAGGCCTTCGCGATCATCCTTGCAACCGACATCTTTGTGGGCTTTCACAGTCCGGAAGGCTGGACTGTGCTGCTCGATGGGGTCGCACACCATCTCGGCCTGCCGGCCCGGGAAAATTTCATCATGCTTTTTATTGCCACCTTTCCTGTGGTACTGGCCACGGTCTTCAAGTATTGGATCTTCCGCTACCTCAACCGTGTTTCGCCCTCGTCGGTGGCAACCCTGCGCAATATGAATGGTGGAGGCTGA
- a CDS encoding tRNA (cytidine(34)-2'-O)-methyltransferase, whose protein sequence is MPSIVLYQPQIPPNTGNVARTCAATDTELHLVEPLGFQINDRQLKRAGLDYWPLVSLVRHGSWDAFLNHRNSKGGRLIALSSHGGESYCDWLFGPEDWLLFGRESDGLPATVLSGADAILAIPMARTARATQPGVRSLNLSVAVGVVLFEALRQQDLLTLPGSPTSTGIRAAR, encoded by the coding sequence ATGCCGAGCATAGTTTTGTACCAGCCCCAGATCCCACCCAACACAGGCAACGTGGCTCGCACCTGTGCCGCCACAGACACCGAGCTGCACCTGGTGGAACCCCTGGGCTTCCAGATCAACGATCGCCAGCTCAAGCGAGCCGGCCTGGACTATTGGCCCCTGGTAAGCCTGGTGCGCCACGGGAGCTGGGACGCATTCCTGAACCATCGCAACAGCAAGGGCGGCAGGCTCATCGCCCTCAGCAGTCACGGGGGCGAGTCCTACTGCGACTGGCTTTTTGGCCCTGAAGACTGGCTGTTGTTCGGCCGCGAGAGCGACGGCCTTCCCGCCACCGTCCTCAGCGGCGCCGACGCCATCCTCGCCATTCCGATGGCCCGAACCGCCCGGGCGACCCAGCCAGGGGTGCGCAGCCTGAACCTCTCGGTGGCGGTGGGGGTGGTGCTGTTCGAAGCTCTGCGTCAACAGGATTTGCTGACGTTGCCGGGATCGCCAACCAGTACAGGGATCAGGGCTGCTCGCTGA
- the metG gene encoding methionine--tRNA ligase — protein MAFTLTTPLYYVNDRAHLGSAYTTLACDAIARFQRLRGEQVVFITGCDEHGQKIQRTAEASGLSPQAHCDAISAGYRDLWSRWQISHDSFIRTTSPQHQQLVRQFFARVEANGDVVEGRQQGWYCVACEEFKDDAPGSQDPECSIHRKPLEWRDEVNLFFRLSRYQAEVEALIQRPGFILPATRQKEVENFVNQGLRDFSISRLDLPWGIPVPGHPGHTFYVWFDALLGYLTALLDPDKPALLEQVLERGWPAQLHVIGKDILRFHAVYWPAMLLSAGLPLPERVFGHGFLTREGQKMGKSLGNVLDPEVLLERCGRDAVRWYLLRDIAFGDDGDFQQQRFVDLVNNDLANTIGNLLNRTSSMARRWFADAVPPAGGAAAASHPLALVALETAGKVNEALTTLDFRGAAEASLQLAISANGYLNDQAPWQRMKHDDQRDQVGSDLYAVLEASRWLAVLLAPIVPDLSSRMLVQLGQQPFNSDAPKESGPPSDEPQGQSPWIAAQQWGVLQPGLALPEPEPVMRRLELDSPL, from the coding sequence ATGGCTTTCACCCTCACTACCCCCCTCTATTACGTCAACGATCGCGCCCACTTAGGCAGCGCGTACACCACGTTGGCGTGCGATGCGATCGCTCGCTTTCAGCGCTTGAGAGGGGAGCAGGTTGTGTTCATCACCGGCTGCGATGAGCACGGCCAGAAGATCCAGCGCACCGCTGAAGCCTCCGGGCTCAGTCCCCAGGCCCACTGCGATGCCATCAGCGCCGGTTACCGCGATCTCTGGAGCCGCTGGCAAATCAGTCACGACAGCTTCATCCGCACCACCAGCCCCCAGCATCAGCAGTTGGTGCGGCAATTCTTTGCCCGGGTGGAGGCAAATGGCGATGTGGTGGAGGGGCGCCAGCAGGGCTGGTATTGCGTCGCCTGTGAGGAGTTCAAGGACGACGCCCCGGGCAGCCAGGACCCGGAATGCAGCATTCACCGCAAACCCCTGGAATGGCGCGACGAGGTCAATCTCTTCTTCCGGCTCTCCCGCTATCAGGCCGAGGTAGAGGCCCTGATCCAGAGGCCGGGTTTCATCCTGCCGGCCACTCGCCAGAAGGAGGTGGAAAATTTTGTTAACCAGGGGCTGCGCGATTTCTCGATCTCCCGGCTGGACCTCCCCTGGGGGATCCCGGTGCCCGGCCACCCGGGCCACACTTTTTATGTGTGGTTTGATGCCCTATTGGGCTATCTCACCGCCCTGCTTGATCCAGACAAGCCGGCCCTACTAGAGCAGGTACTCGAGCGGGGTTGGCCCGCCCAGCTGCACGTCATCGGCAAGGACATCTTGCGATTTCACGCTGTGTACTGGCCCGCCATGTTGCTTTCGGCAGGACTGCCGCTGCCGGAGCGGGTTTTTGGCCACGGCTTCCTCACCCGGGAAGGCCAGAAAATGGGCAAGTCGCTTGGCAACGTGCTCGATCCGGAGGTGTTGCTGGAGCGCTGTGGCCGGGATGCGGTGCGCTGGTATCTGCTGCGGGACATTGCCTTCGGCGACGATGGCGATTTCCAGCAGCAGCGCTTCGTCGACCTGGTGAACAACGATCTGGCCAATACGATCGGCAACCTGCTCAACCGCACCTCATCGATGGCACGGCGCTGGTTTGCCGATGCGGTGCCCCCGGCCGGCGGGGCCGCTGCAGCAAGCCATCCTCTGGCCCTTGTCGCCCTTGAGACGGCAGGCAAAGTCAACGAAGCACTTACAACGCTGGATTTTCGTGGGGCGGCGGAAGCCAGCCTGCAGCTAGCCATATCCGCCAACGGCTATCTCAACGACCAGGCCCCCTGGCAGCGGATGAAGCACGACGACCAGCGGGACCAGGTGGGATCAGACCTCTACGCGGTACTGGAGGCCAGCCGCTGGCTGGCGGTGTTGCTGGCCCCGATCGTGCCCGATCTCTCCAGTCGGATGTTGGTGCAACTCGGCCAGCAGCCCTTCAACAGCGATGCGCCAAAGGAGTCTGGCCCTCCCTCTGACGAACCCCAAGGCCAGTCCCCCTGGATTGCGGCCCAGCAGTGGGGGGTTCTCCAGCCTGGTCTGGCCCTGCCCGAGCCCGAGCCTGTGATGCGGCGGCTCGAGCTGGATTCACCCCTGTGA
- the psb32 gene encoding photosystem II repair protein Psb32, which yields MLHSSQPSRWLPLLGLLAALTGSLLSLLLATPALAVSASNLPAAPPQERVLDSAGVLSRSAVAELGKTLERFSPDRVDAHLVTVSRLDYGLSLPQLGAQLVERWQQAADEPNQLLFLIDSQTNSATVAASPELGGQLDPNLLRSTGRTTMTLPIREGGRYRQGSLDAMNRLLSVLEAGLDPGEPVLTEVVSQPTNIPTKEETASSNAYTWVVVLLVVGTLVPMLTWWVFSR from the coding sequence TTGCTGCATTCTTCGCAACCGAGCCGTTGGCTCCCCCTCCTGGGTCTGCTTGCTGCCCTGACCGGCAGCCTGCTCAGCCTTTTGCTCGCCACACCGGCCCTGGCCGTTTCAGCCAGCAACCTCCCCGCTGCTCCGCCCCAGGAGAGGGTCCTGGATTCGGCTGGGGTGCTCAGCCGGTCAGCCGTCGCAGAACTCGGCAAAACCCTGGAACGATTCAGCCCAGACCGGGTCGATGCCCACCTGGTCACAGTGAGTCGGCTGGATTACGGCCTCAGCCTCCCCCAGCTCGGAGCCCAGCTCGTCGAGCGGTGGCAGCAGGCGGCAGATGAACCGAACCAGCTTTTGTTCTTGATCGACAGCCAGACCAACAGCGCCACGGTGGCCGCCTCGCCTGAACTCGGCGGTCAACTGGATCCAAACCTGCTGCGCAGCACTGGCCGCACCACCATGACCCTGCCGATCCGGGAAGGCGGGCGTTACCGCCAGGGCAGTCTCGATGCCATGAATCGCCTGCTCAGCGTGCTTGAGGCTGGCCTGGATCCGGGTGAGCCGGTCCTGACGGAAGTTGTAAGCCAACCCACCAATATCCCAACCAAGGAGGAAACCGCCTCCAGCAACGCCTACACCTGGGTTGTTGTCCTACTGGTGGTAGGAACCCTGGTGCCGATGCTCACCTGGTGGGTTTTCTCTCGCTGA